CTGCTCAACGCCGACGATCCTGTCGCCAAGCCACGCTATCGGCTTTACCCTGTTACTCAAAAGCTCGACTATCCTCGGGGCGCGGATGAAGACCCCTATGAAGGGCTCGTCGCTGAAAGCCAACTTCACCGGTGCCTCAAAGCTGTCCACTTGTCTGCCGTAGGCGTTTCTATTAACGCGAACGTCGAGGAGCTCAAGAAACTTCTGCTCGGGAGTTGCGCCTATTACCTCCTTCGAGAGCATTATCAATCCCGCGCAGGTACCCATTATCGGCAATCCTTCCTCGCCGAGCTTTTTGACTGGCTCAAGGAGGCCATTCTTCACCATGAGCCTTGAAATCGTGGTACTCTCTCCGCCGGGGATTATTATCGCGGAGATGCCTTCGAGCTGCTCCGGCTTTCTGAGCC
The sequence above is drawn from the Thermococcus sp. genome and encodes:
- the pdxT gene encoding pyridoxal 5'-phosphate synthase glutaminase subunit PdxT is translated as MVKVGVIGLQGDVSEHIEASKKALENLGVSGEVVWLRKPEQLEGISAIIIPGGESTTISRLMVKNGLLEPVKKLGEEGLPIMGTCAGLIMLSKEVIGATPEQKFLELLDVRVNRNAYGRQVDSFEAPVKLAFSDEPFIGVFIRAPRIVELLSNRVKPIAWLGDRIVGVEQDNLMGLEFHPELTDDTRVHEYFLRKAI